A part of Pararhizobium sp. A13 genomic DNA contains:
- a CDS encoding glycine zipper domain-containing protein, which translates to MKKAIALVLIALSVASCTQTEKGAGIGAVSGAIIGGAVTGNVRGAAVGAAIGGVTGAVIGHVSEQPGQCYYRDRYGRRYIDDCP; encoded by the coding sequence ATGAAGAAAGCCATTGCGCTTGTCTTGATCGCGTTGTCGGTCGCAAGCTGCACGCAGACTGAAAAGGGTGCGGGCATAGGTGCTGTTTCCGGCGCCATCATCGGCGGAGCCGTCACCGGCAACGTCCGCGGTGCCGCTGTCGGCGCTGCAATCGGCGGCGTTACGGGCGCGGTCATCGGCCATGTCTCGGAACAGCCCGGCCAGTGCTACTACCGCGACCGCTACGGCCGCCGCTACATCGACGATTGCCCGTGA
- a CDS encoding autotransporter assembly complex family protein codes for MRKRKRLPTVSVAYRNAGTAFAVAALAVCGPLSVTDAHAFKIFGMRFFESDEEKVEVIDPVNYNLTLTEGSGDEDLKEALENSSRLFQDKDKPVSGDLGLAIKARDDRDRLLAALYEQARYGGTVDVKVNGQDIDTLPPDPVFPDGAPVPVEITVTPGPVFTLGNVVLKGDALGRRPDEYLKAGARADSTLIIKAGEKVVEDLKEEGRPLARLTERSAIADHKTNTVDVVIAAEGGPVAPVGTVTVTGTKTVDPAFVASYSRLNGGKPYSPENLRKASERLRQLGVFSSITIKEANELAPDGTIPMTIEVSEGKHRYFGAGAQYSTTDGFGIQGYWGHRNLFGQAESLRVEGSVNRIGETTDVGSLDYSAGLLFAKPGAFGPASTFNASLKAQLLDPDAYSATIFTGAAGATFELSDTDTISGGAELSWADIDDAFGTNEYLTAAIPIEYVRDTRDDKLNPTAGYRASINAKPSYEINGQAFFSSFEGSASAYLGLGAENRFVLAGKLGAGVLAGGDGLASIPANRRFYLGGGGTVRGYSYQEISPRNGDNEILGGRSYVNASVEARINITEKIGIVPFLDAGTVSAKTTPDFSDIRAGAGIGIRYATPFGPIRLDFAVPLNAYPGGTKYGIYAGIGQSF; via the coding sequence ATGCGGAAACGAAAGCGTCTGCCGACTGTAAGTGTTGCGTACCGGAACGCTGGCACTGCTTTTGCCGTCGCCGCTCTGGCCGTATGCGGGCCTTTGTCGGTCACGGACGCCCATGCCTTCAAGATCTTCGGCATGCGTTTCTTCGAAAGTGACGAGGAAAAGGTCGAGGTCATCGATCCCGTCAACTACAACCTTACCTTGACGGAAGGCTCGGGCGACGAGGATCTGAAGGAAGCGCTGGAAAACAGTTCGCGCCTGTTCCAGGACAAAGACAAGCCCGTTTCCGGCGATCTCGGCCTCGCCATCAAGGCGCGCGATGATCGCGATCGCCTTCTCGCCGCCCTCTATGAACAGGCCCGCTATGGCGGCACGGTCGACGTCAAGGTGAACGGCCAGGACATCGACACGCTGCCGCCCGACCCGGTGTTTCCGGACGGCGCCCCGGTTCCCGTTGAAATCACGGTGACGCCCGGTCCGGTTTTCACGCTTGGCAATGTCGTGCTCAAGGGAGACGCCCTCGGGCGCAGACCGGACGAATACCTGAAAGCCGGCGCGCGGGCGGATTCGACCCTCATCATCAAGGCCGGCGAAAAGGTTGTCGAGGACCTCAAGGAAGAGGGCCGGCCGCTTGCCAGGCTGACGGAGCGCAGCGCCATTGCCGATCACAAGACGAACACGGTGGATGTGGTCATCGCCGCGGAAGGCGGCCCGGTTGCGCCGGTCGGCACCGTGACCGTGACCGGTACCAAGACCGTCGATCCCGCCTTCGTTGCCAGCTACTCGCGCCTCAACGGCGGCAAGCCCTATTCGCCGGAAAACCTGCGCAAGGCCTCCGAACGGCTGCGCCAGCTCGGCGTGTTTTCGAGCATCACCATCAAGGAAGCCAATGAGCTGGCGCCGGATGGCACCATCCCGATGACCATCGAGGTCTCCGAAGGCAAGCACCGCTATTTCGGCGCCGGCGCGCAATATTCGACCACGGACGGTTTCGGGATCCAGGGCTATTGGGGTCACCGCAATCTCTTCGGCCAGGCCGAATCGCTGCGCGTCGAAGGCTCGGTCAACCGCATCGGCGAAACGACCGATGTCGGCAGCCTCGATTATTCGGCCGGCCTGCTTTTTGCCAAGCCCGGCGCCTTCGGGCCGGCGTCCACCTTCAATGCCAGCCTGAAAGCGCAGCTCCTCGACCCCGACGCCTATAGCGCGACGATCTTCACGGGCGCGGCCGGCGCAACCTTCGAGCTGTCCGATACGGACACGATTTCCGGCGGCGCAGAGCTGAGCTGGGCCGATATCGACGACGCTTTCGGCACCAACGAATATCTGACGGCGGCGATCCCGATCGAATATGTCCGCGACACGCGCGACGACAAGCTCAATCCGACAGCAGGCTACCGCGCCTCGATCAACGCCAAACCGAGCTACGAGATCAACGGCCAGGCGTTCTTCAGTTCGTTCGAGGGCTCGGCCTCGGCCTATCTCGGCCTCGGCGCGGAAAACCGCTTCGTGCTGGCCGGCAAGCTCGGCGCCGGCGTCCTGGCCGGTGGCGACGGCCTGGCCTCCATTCCAGCCAACCGTCGCTTCTATCTCGGCGGCGGCGGCACGGTGCGCGGCTATTCCTACCAGGAGATCAGCCCGCGCAACGGCGACAATGAAATCCTCGGTGGCCGCTCCTATGTTAACGCCTCGGTTGAGGCTCGCATCAACATCACCGAAAAGATCGGCATCGTTCCCTTCCTCGACGCCGGAACGGTATCGGCCAAGACCACGCCGGATTTTTCCGATATCCGTGCGGGAGCGGGAATCGGCATCCGATATGCAACGCCGTTCGGGCCGATCCGGCTCGATTTTGCCGTGCCGCTGAACGCCTATCCGGGTGGCACCAAATACGGGATCTATGCCGGGATCGGGCAATCCTTCTGA